From Leptotrichia wadei, one genomic window encodes:
- a CDS encoding ISLre2 family transposase, with protein sequence MIRISDFYSIVKTFFKNIFSFKLSFEQQFKLFIIKAFEILFRVYVKKVDDNFFYSNERKNRFKSKGFVKRTVTTAFGYVTFERRKYVDKKTGVYYYIDEKIGLKRYRRLSEELIFTILFEYQHTAASFVAKTYAVSKATVYNLVNSFEMPKLDIGRFEKDDDSPVYMEIDEDHMKCRRSRNTYMRMVAIHRGIEKVCKDRNKLIDKHTVMFPTSVSLEEVSEYVLNYLEKRYSMDKKKLIVNSDGGKWIDSFVGELRIYKPVHIYDKFHLVKAIGEISKRDKEISKNLYKWLEKDNFTELENFYETFKEKENISQRRKDQMKMLLNQYEKIRRIYTEKDYIGSRTEPLVSHECSRFLSSRPKAFSRKKIKRRAIYHTFFANYGKDRDKAHKLYFNGTRVGSMEKVIETSCLPDIISEAGKGTNIPYLRGGESLIREVLKEISQSRMI encoded by the coding sequence ATGATTAGAATATCAGATTTTTATTCAATTGTAAAGACTTTTTTTAAAAATATTTTTTCCTTCAAACTTTCGTTTGAGCAACAATTTAAACTATTTATCATAAAGGCTTTTGAAATACTGTTTAGAGTTTATGTTAAAAAAGTTGATGACAACTTTTTTTATTCCAATGAAAGAAAGAATAGATTTAAAAGTAAAGGGTTTGTCAAAAGAACTGTCACTACTGCTTTTGGATATGTAACTTTTGAACGTCGAAAATATGTAGATAAGAAAACAGGCGTTTACTACTACATTGATGAAAAAATTGGACTTAAACGGTACAGACGGCTTTCTGAGGAGCTGATTTTTACCATACTTTTTGAATATCAGCATACTGCAGCTTCATTTGTTGCAAAGACTTATGCTGTTTCAAAAGCTACCGTGTATAATCTTGTCAATTCTTTTGAAATGCCAAAACTTGATATTGGAAGGTTTGAAAAGGATGATGATTCGCCAGTGTATATGGAAATTGATGAAGACCATATGAAATGCAGAAGAAGCAGAAATACATATATGAGGATGGTTGCTATACATCGTGGAATTGAGAAAGTCTGCAAGGACAGGAACAAGCTCATTGACAAGCATACAGTAATGTTCCCTACATCTGTATCGCTTGAGGAAGTGTCGGAGTATGTGCTTAACTATCTTGAAAAAAGATACAGTATGGATAAGAAAAAACTGATTGTGAACTCTGATGGCGGAAAATGGATAGACAGCTTCGTAGGAGAGCTTAGAATTTACAAGCCGGTACATATTTATGACAAGTTTCATCTGGTAAAAGCCATAGGCGAGATTTCCAAAAGGGATAAGGAAATATCAAAAAACCTTTACAAATGGCTTGAGAAAGATAATTTTACAGAACTTGAAAACTTTTATGAAACTTTTAAGGAAAAAGAAAATATAAGCCAGAGAAGAAAAGATCAAATGAAGATGCTGCTTAACCAGTATGAAAAGATAAGAAGAATCTATACAGAAAAAGATTACATAGGGTCAAGGACAGAACCTCTTGTATCCCATGAATGCTCAAGATTCCTTTCAAGCAGACCAAAAGCCTTTTCAAGAAAAAAGATAAAGAGAAGAGCAATATACCACACTTTCTTTGCAAACTACGGCAAGGACAGGGACAAGGCTCACAAACTGTATTTTAATGGGACAAGAGTGGGCTCAATGGAAAAAGTAATAGAAACAAGTTGTTTGCCAGATATTATTAGCGAAGCAGGAAAAGGGACAAATATTCCATATTTAAGAGGAGGAGAAAGTCTGATAAGGGAAGTTCTGAAGGAAATATCACAAAGCAGAATGATTTAA
- a CDS encoding OmpP1/FadL family transporter, with product MKLKIAILSVLTAIFANAASIDYLSNNSASYFQNPSQTGKISVEGAFYNPAGTAFLDDGTYINANLQNSMIDESMTLNGKKLKSHRYAGAPSFNLLYKKNNYSLFGNLSVIAGGATLRYNDGVAGIELAGETFNNITGGRLGAKVTKNRFTGQNRYYQLMLGSAYKFNDTFSMSGGLKYVYAHRKLDGEAQYDYNPLVGAAIGLNKNYLSMNSKRNAEGIGGIIGFDYKPTDTLNFAVKYETPVKLKFKSKAQENNKMLLAGRPLGISFFYPEYADGVNLRRDLPGVLALGVSKDVNKWTFSGGYTHYFNKAAKIDRFKYNDGYEVNFGADYRINDKFTWHAGFNYADTGAKKESFSDVEYAINSQIYATGLTYKPTESSEWKFGLAHVNFNSANGKREKTSLPGITIDKSKVKYDKNVNVFTVGYTHKF from the coding sequence ATGAAATTAAAAATAGCCATTTTATCAGTTTTAACTGCAATTTTTGCAAATGCAGCAAGTATTGACTATTTGTCAAATAATTCAGCCTCATACTTTCAAAACCCATCTCAAACAGGAAAAATTTCTGTAGAAGGCGCCTTTTATAATCCAGCAGGAACCGCTTTTTTAGATGATGGAACTTACATTAATGCAAATTTACAAAATTCAATGATTGATGAATCAATGACATTAAATGGAAAAAAATTAAAATCACATAGATATGCAGGAGCACCTTCATTTAACCTTTTATACAAAAAGAATAATTACTCACTTTTTGGGAATCTAAGCGTTATCGCAGGTGGAGCTACTCTTCGTTATAACGATGGAGTTGCTGGAATTGAACTGGCTGGAGAAACTTTTAACAATATTACAGGAGGAAGGCTTGGAGCAAAAGTTACAAAAAACCGTTTTACAGGACAAAACCGTTACTATCAGCTAATGCTTGGAAGTGCCTATAAATTCAATGATACCTTCTCAATGTCAGGTGGTCTTAAATACGTTTATGCCCACAGAAAATTAGATGGAGAAGCTCAATATGATTATAATCCGCTTGTGGGAGCAGCTATTGGTCTTAATAAAAATTATTTATCAATGAATTCAAAACGTAATGCCGAAGGAATTGGAGGAATTATTGGATTTGACTATAAACCTACTGATACTTTGAATTTTGCAGTAAAATATGAAACACCTGTAAAATTAAAATTTAAGTCAAAAGCTCAGGAAAATAATAAAATGCTGCTTGCAGGACGACCTTTGGGAATTTCATTCTTTTATCCGGAATATGCAGATGGAGTTAATTTAAGACGTGATTTGCCAGGAGTTTTGGCATTAGGAGTTTCAAAAGATGTAAACAAATGGACTTTTTCTGGCGGATACACACATTACTTCAACAAAGCTGCAAAAATAGACAGATTTAAATATAATGACGGATATGAAGTAAATTTTGGAGCAGATTACAGAATTAATGACAAATTTACTTGGCATGCTGGATTCAACTATGCAGATACTGGAGCCAAAAAAGAATCATTCTCTGACGTGGAATATGCAATAAATTCACAAATTTATGCAACTGGACTTACCTACAAGCCAACAGAATCTTCAGAATGGAAATTTGGACTAGCACACGTAAATTTCAATTCTGCCAACGGAAAACGTGAAAAAACTTCACTTCCAGGAATTACTATTGATAAATCAAAAGTAAAATATGATAAAAATGTAAATGTATTCACAGTTGGATATACACATAAATTTTAG
- a CDS encoding M24 family metallopeptidase has product MEKRTEKLSRILNELNIDGLFITDLYNIRYFTGFTGTTGVALATKNGNFFFSDFRYKAQATKQVTEMGFEFVEVSRGSLQTVGEYIKKFGLKNVGFEDINVSFSLYQTIKDIFKVELVPVGNKLVMERMVKSDEEIALIKKAVEISDVAFSEALKIIKEGVSEKEVSSYMEYIQRKLGADDRSFTTIFASGYRSAMPHGVASDKKIQKEEFITMDFGAYYEGYVSDITRTVYYGNNITDRHKEIYNTVLEAQLLGIETIKEGVMSDEVDKVVRNFFNEKGYGKYFGHGLGHGIGAEIHELPYLSSASQIELKENMVVTSEPGLYFDGWGGVRIEDDVVVKKDGREVLNKSNKELIILS; this is encoded by the coding sequence ATGGAAAAAAGAACTGAAAAATTATCAAGAATTTTAAATGAACTGAATATTGACGGATTATTTATTACAGATTTGTATAATATTCGATATTTTACTGGATTTACAGGGACTACTGGAGTTGCTCTTGCGACAAAAAATGGAAACTTTTTCTTTTCAGATTTTAGATATAAAGCACAAGCCACTAAGCAAGTTACTGAAATGGGATTTGAATTTGTGGAAGTTTCTCGTGGTTCGCTTCAGACAGTTGGAGAATATATAAAGAAATTTGGACTGAAAAATGTCGGATTTGAAGATATTAACGTTTCATTCTCGCTTTATCAGACAATTAAAGATATTTTCAAAGTGGAATTAGTTCCTGTTGGAAATAAACTTGTGATGGAAAGAATGGTAAAATCTGATGAAGAAATTGCTCTTATTAAAAAAGCAGTAGAAATTAGTGATGTGGCATTTTCAGAAGCCTTAAAAATTATAAAGGAAGGTGTTTCTGAAAAGGAAGTTTCTTCATATATGGAATATATTCAAAGAAAATTAGGAGCAGATGACCGTTCATTTACAACAATTTTTGCCAGCGGTTACCGTTCAGCTATGCCCCATGGAGTTGCTTCTGACAAAAAAATTCAAAAGGAAGAATTTATTACAATGGATTTTGGAGCATATTATGAAGGATATGTGTCAGATATAACAAGAACTGTTTATTATGGAAATAATATTACAGATAGACACAAGGAAATTTACAATACTGTTCTAGAAGCTCAATTACTGGGAATAGAAACAATAAAAGAGGGTGTAATGTCAGATGAAGTTGATAAAGTTGTTAGAAATTTCTTTAATGAAAAAGGATATGGCAAATATTTTGGACACGGATTAGGACATGGAATTGGTGCTGAAATTCACGAATTGCCTTACTTATCTTCTGCTTCTCAAATTGAATTAAAGGAAAATATGGTCGTTACTTCTGAACCTGGGCTTTATTTTGACGGATGGGGCGGAGTCAGAATTGAAGATGATGTAGTAGTTAAAAAAGATGGAAGAGAAGTATTAAATAAGAGCAACAAGGAACTAATTATCCTATCTTAA
- a CDS encoding DMT family transporter: MKEKMKLQGMLLAGLASSLWSISGISGEILFKKYNFSSDWLVSIRTLISGILLFMVVIFIEKKSILKPLKNKKDFIGIILFGTAGMYLVQYTYFKTIELSNVSFSTILQFTAPFFIFIYESIKNRKIPAISTLLLLSMTVLGVVFIATKGKISSLSVSPEALLLGLISAIMIAFYSIYPKRLLKKYGSITVVGWGMIVGSIISNIVHPIWKIQGDVNLKSIIQVAIVVILGTSIAYLIYIASLNYISSSLAGILTAFEPVLAAVLSVVIFGLRFSFVELIGFVLVFISIFILEKRL; this comes from the coding sequence ATGAAAGAAAAAATGAAATTGCAAGGAATGTTACTAGCAGGATTAGCTTCAAGCCTATGGTCCATATCGGGAATTTCTGGAGAAATTTTATTTAAAAAATATAATTTTTCATCAGATTGGCTAGTGTCAATAAGGACATTAATTTCTGGGATATTGCTTTTTATGGTGGTCATTTTTATTGAGAAAAAATCTATTTTAAAGCCATTAAAAAATAAAAAGGATTTTATTGGAATAATTTTATTTGGAACTGCAGGAATGTATTTAGTTCAATATACGTATTTTAAGACAATTGAATTGAGCAATGTTTCATTTTCAACAATTTTACAGTTTACAGCGCCATTTTTTATATTTATTTACGAATCTATAAAAAATAGGAAAATTCCAGCGATTTCAACATTGCTTTTACTTTCTATGACAGTTTTAGGAGTTGTGTTTATAGCGACAAAGGGAAAGATCTCGAGTTTGTCTGTTTCGCCAGAAGCATTATTGCTTGGACTCATTTCAGCGATTATGATTGCTTTTTATTCAATTTATCCAAAAAGGCTTTTGAAAAAATATGGAAGTATAACGGTAGTTGGATGGGGAATGATTGTGGGAAGCATAATTTCAAATATTGTTCATCCAATCTGGAAAATACAAGGGGATGTAAATTTAAAATCTATCATTCAAGTAGCAATTGTTGTAATTTTAGGAACATCTATTGCATATTTAATTTACATTGCCAGTTTAAACTACATTTCTTCTTCTCTTGCGGGAATTTTAACAGCTTTTGAGCCCGTACTTGCTGCAGTCTTGTCAGTAGTTATTTTTGGATTGAGATTTTCTTTCGTTGAATTAATTGGATTTGTACTGGTTTTTATTTCAATTTTTATTTTGGAAAAAAGATTGTAA
- a CDS encoding adhesion protein FadA, translating to MKKKLAVLLGVLVLSSVSFAAPKPAAGGSSIENSLNNLENQLNKLQQMEDAKYREQEAQANAASQRLENYTAMQAKIDERLAEIEANEDTSIFGKEFKAKAAEYKNLRNQLDKEIAKEQQIISNFEVIKSLR from the coding sequence ATGAAAAAGAAATTAGCAGTATTATTAGGAGTATTAGTATTAAGCAGTGTTTCATTTGCAGCTCCAAAACCAGCAGCAGGTGGATCATCAATCGAAAACAGCTTAAATAACTTAGAAAATCAATTAAACAAATTACAACAAATGGAAGATGCAAAATACAGAGAACAAGAAGCTCAAGCAAATGCAGCGTCTCAAAGATTAGAAAACTATACAGCAATGCAAGCTAAAATTGACGAAAGACTTGCTGAAATTGAAGCAAATGAAGATACAAGCATCTTCGGAAAAGAATTCAAAGCTAAAGCAGCTGAATATAAAAACTTAAGAAATCAATTAGACAAAGAAATTGCTAAAGAACAACAAATTATTAGTAACTTTGAAGTAATTAAATCTTTAAGATAG
- a CDS encoding adhesion protein FadA: protein MKKVGILFVLLSALSFSANSAKTVKTTKAKTTKTVAAQTVTGRFNQLEAEYERLVNMENQEYNKLKANADAAAAKLAEKQAQKAQIEERIEKIKAASESKAFKAQYAELAKQYEAVVKALDTEIKSLNTTVENFAAIETLKGNQQN, encoded by the coding sequence ATGAAAAAAGTTGGAATTTTATTTGTACTTTTAAGTGCTTTATCATTCTCAGCTAATTCTGCAAAAACTGTAAAAACTACAAAAGCTAAAACTACAAAAACAGTAGCTGCTCAAACTGTAACTGGTAGATTTAACCAATTGGAAGCAGAATATGAAAGATTGGTAAACATGGAAAACCAAGAGTACAACAAATTAAAAGCAAATGCTGATGCAGCAGCAGCTAAATTAGCTGAAAAACAAGCTCAAAAAGCTCAAATTGAAGAAAGAATCGAAAAAATTAAAGCAGCATCAGAATCAAAAGCATTTAAAGCTCAATATGCTGAATTAGCAAAACAATATGAAGCTGTAGTTAAAGCATTGGATACAGAAATCAAATCTTTAAATACAACAGTTGAAAATTTTGCAGCTATTGAAACTTTAAAAGGAAATCAACAAAATTAA
- the eno gene encoding phosphopyruvate hydratase: MTRIEDIYAREILDSRGNPTVEVEVYLEGGAMGRASVPSGASTGVHEAVELRDGDKSRYLGQGVLKAVENVNKIIAEHLIGFDALDQVAIDKAMIELDGTPNKGKLGANAILGVSLAVAKAAANQLGIPLYRYLGGVNAKELPVPMMNILNGGSHADSAVDVQEFMVQPVGAKTYKEALRMGSEIFHHLGKILKANGDSTNVGNEGGYAPSNINGTEGALDVISQAVEAAGYKLGEDVTFAMDAASSEFATKNEDGSYTYTFKREGGVVRNSDEMIEWYKGLTSKYPIVSIEDGLAEDDWDGFKKLTDAIGDKVQLVGDDLFVTNTKRLAEGIERGIANSILIKVNQIGTLTETLDAIEMAKKAGYTAVVSHRSGETEDDTIADIAVATNAGQIKTGSASRTDRMAKYNQLLRIEDDLADEAIYEGKKAFYNIRLK, translated from the coding sequence ATGACTAGAATTGAAGATATCTATGCAAGAGAGATACTTGATTCAAGAGGAAACCCAACTGTGGAAGTTGAAGTTTACTTAGAAGGTGGAGCAATGGGAAGAGCATCTGTACCATCAGGAGCATCTACTGGAGTGCACGAAGCAGTTGAATTAAGAGATGGAGACAAATCTAGATATTTAGGACAAGGTGTTTTAAAAGCAGTAGAAAATGTAAACAAAATTATTGCTGAACACTTAATCGGATTTGACGCATTAGATCAAGTTGCAATTGATAAAGCTATGATCGAATTAGATGGAACTCCAAACAAAGGTAAATTAGGAGCAAACGCTATTTTAGGTGTTTCATTGGCAGTAGCTAAAGCAGCAGCTAATCAATTAGGTATACCTTTATACAGATACTTAGGTGGAGTAAATGCTAAAGAATTACCAGTACCTATGATGAACATCTTAAATGGAGGATCTCACGCAGATTCAGCTGTTGACGTTCAAGAATTCATGGTACAACCAGTAGGAGCTAAAACTTACAAAGAAGCTTTAAGAATGGGATCTGAAATTTTCCACCACTTAGGAAAAATCTTAAAAGCAAATGGAGATTCTACTAACGTAGGAAACGAAGGTGGATATGCACCATCTAACATTAACGGTACTGAAGGAGCTTTAGATGTAATTTCTCAAGCTGTTGAAGCTGCTGGATACAAATTAGGAGAAGATGTTACATTCGCAATGGATGCCGCTTCATCTGAATTTGCAACTAAAAATGAAGATGGATCTTACACTTATACATTCAAAAGAGAAGGTGGAGTTGTAAGAAATTCTGATGAAATGATCGAATGGTATAAAGGATTAACTTCTAAATATCCAATCGTATCAATCGAAGATGGATTAGCTGAAGATGACTGGGACGGATTCAAAAAATTAACTGATGCTATTGGAGATAAAGTACAATTAGTAGGAGACGATTTATTCGTTACTAACACTAAGAGATTAGCTGAAGGAATTGAAAGAGGAATTGCAAACTCAATCTTAATCAAAGTTAACCAAATTGGTACTTTAACTGAAACATTAGACGCTATCGAAATGGCTAAAAAAGCAGGATACACTGCAGTAGTATCTCACAGATCAGGAGAAACTGAAGATGATACAATTGCTGATATCGCAGTTGCTACAAATGCAGGACAAATTAAAACAGGATCTGCTTCAAGAACAGATAGAATGGCTAAATATAACCAATTATTAAGAATTGAAGATGATTTGGCAGATGAAGCTATTTACGAAGGTAAAAAAGCATTCTATAACATTAGATTAAAATAA
- a CDS encoding low molecular weight protein-tyrosine-phosphatase, which yields MKKVLFVCLGNICRSPMAEAVFKKMVADENLQDKIIIDSAATSSWEHGNPVHHGTRERLKKEGISTAGMYSRTLEDSDLEFDYIIGMDENNIKDINSFINGRKAGEVKRLLEYANESRDIADPWFTGDFEQTFADVTKGCQALMKKLKEEI from the coding sequence ATGAAAAAAGTATTATTTGTCTGCCTTGGAAATATATGCCGTTCTCCAATGGCTGAGGCTGTCTTTAAAAAAATGGTTGCAGATGAGAATTTGCAAGATAAAATTATAATTGACTCTGCGGCAACAAGTTCTTGGGAACACGGAAATCCTGTTCATCACGGAACTCGTGAAAGATTGAAAAAAGAAGGAATTTCTACTGCTGGAATGTACTCTCGGACTCTCGAAGATTCGGATTTGGAGTTTGACTACATCATTGGAATGGATGAAAATAATATAAAAGATATTAATTCATTTATAAATGGAAGAAAAGCAGGAGAAGTTAAAAGACTTTTGGAATATGCGAATGAAAGCCGTGATATTGCCGATCCTTGGTTTACAGGAGATTTTGAGCAGACATTTGCTGATGTCACAAAAGGCTGTCAGGCTTTGATGAAAAAATTGAAAGAAGAAATTTAA
- a CDS encoding S8 family serine peptidase → MKKIKFLIILASMILNINVFGAKLVYTDKKTEVSDYDVKESLVKYQKNEYKKGKTYYAITDNTTGYDNWEEEVGGVMPRTYLPENWKKIGKHPLKDQEGEDHTTLATKTFLETTGLDASQVINYGAENEWNMLEGIFSYSTSTPYYSQYLLTDNAWYFGNVINETLLNNYMSRLATTNTDDRNLLIIAFPNAEEKKNNSDAEVLLNDATAKFPLYSDEIAKLFRSQRIMVDAANCFNYGKKDVTNFVLLNESYRGKKISDFSNKCTMSQKNDEVGADALYARGNTIVALGNIYSKVNDSSEFGTSFATPRTAGYAAIILNKFKGLTYHQVKEILLTTAYRERDRLDNQMGWGIVNIRKALNGPTNLNAGLIEENKFYTGMYDKIFNKKSNDIYFWAEPETDWIWTNDIDSGLSDKPSGTSTYIMALDKDDNSITGKVTIQNYLSSEENFYKETSKYVPGLRKAGKHKLTITGDLLYGGETQVLEGTLKLTGNIPDSTIVVYEGATLELCGNANKVVLAGGKIEACPSAKYTLVNEDREDIEVNKKKVIDIPKLFYFTQSNKIETNNFKDYDKYNKFLNKHYHHIKSNYNFGKMPKNEFYAGKNQVYAHDYSYKLTGKWDFTDTYEFYKYMNEK, encoded by the coding sequence GTGAAGAAGATAAAGTTTTTAATAATTCTTGCGAGTATGATTTTGAATATAAATGTATTTGGGGCAAAGCTGGTTTATACTGATAAAAAAACAGAGGTATCTGATTATGATGTAAAAGAAAGTTTAGTAAAATATCAAAAGAATGAGTATAAAAAAGGTAAAACTTATTACGCTATAACTGATAATACGACAGGATACGACAATTGGGAGGAAGAAGTTGGGGGTGTAATGCCAAGAACATATCTTCCTGAAAATTGGAAAAAAATAGGGAAACATCCGTTAAAAGATCAGGAAGGCGAGGATCATACGACACTTGCAACAAAAACTTTTCTTGAAACTACAGGGCTTGATGCAAGTCAAGTGATAAACTACGGTGCTGAAAATGAATGGAATATGCTAGAAGGAATATTTTCATATAGTACAAGTACACCATATTATTCACAGTATTTGTTGACAGATAATGCATGGTATTTTGGAAATGTAATAAATGAAACACTTTTAAATAATTATATGTCAAGACTTGCGACGACAAATACAGATGATAGAAATTTATTAATAATAGCTTTTCCAAATGCTGAAGAAAAGAAAAATAACTCTGATGCCGAAGTGCTGCTTAATGATGCAACTGCGAAATTTCCCTTGTATAGTGATGAAATAGCAAAGTTATTTAGAAGCCAGCGAATAATGGTTGATGCTGCAAATTGCTTTAATTATGGGAAAAAAGATGTAACTAATTTTGTTTTGCTGAATGAAAGCTATAGAGGTAAGAAAATATCGGATTTTTCAAATAAATGTACAATGTCACAGAAGAATGATGAAGTTGGAGCAGATGCATTGTATGCACGAGGTAATACAATAGTAGCACTTGGAAATATATATAGTAAGGTAAATGACTCAAGTGAATTTGGAACAAGTTTTGCAACCCCTAGAACGGCTGGATATGCGGCAATTATTTTGAATAAATTTAAGGGACTGACTTATCATCAGGTTAAAGAAATTCTTTTGACTACGGCTTATCGTGAAAGAGACAGGCTTGACAATCAGATGGGCTGGGGAATTGTGAATATTAGAAAAGCGCTTAATGGTCCGACAAATTTGAATGCGGGACTGATTGAAGAAAATAAATTCTATACTGGGATGTATGATAAAATTTTTAATAAAAAAAGTAATGACATTTATTTTTGGGCAGAACCTGAAACTGACTGGATCTGGACTAATGATATAGACAGTGGATTAAGTGACAAGCCAAGCGGAACATCAACTTATATTATGGCTTTGGATAAGGATGACAACAGTATAACAGGAAAAGTGACAATACAAAATTATTTGTCAAGTGAAGAAAACTTTTACAAGGAAACTAGTAAATATGTGCCAGGACTTAGAAAAGCCGGGAAACATAAACTGACTATAACTGGGGATTTGCTTTATGGCGGAGAAACTCAGGTTTTGGAAGGGACACTAAAACTTACTGGAAATATACCTGACAGCACAATAGTTGTCTATGAAGGAGCGACACTTGAACTTTGTGGAAATGCAAATAAAGTTGTACTTGCCGGTGGGAAAATTGAAGCATGTCCGAGCGCTAAATATACGCTTGTGAATGAAGATAGGGAAGATATTGAAGTAAATAAGAAAAAAGTGATTGATATTCCAAAACTTTTTTATTTTACTCAAAGCAACAAAATTGAAACTAATAATTTTAAAGATTATGATAAATATAATAAGTTTTTAAATAAACATTATCATCACATAAAAAGCAATTATAATTTTGGGAAAATGCCTAAGAATGAATTTTATGCTGGAAAAAACCAAGTTTATGCACATGATTATTCTTATAAATTAACTGGAAAATGGGATTTTACTGATACTTATGAATTTTATAAATATATGAATGAAAAATAA
- a CDS encoding TatD family hydrolase — protein MAKIIDTHTHIYDEQFAEDFDEVVERIEEQLESAVVIGCDLETSLTSVALANKYPFIYAVIGVHPVDIKKYNDEVEKELERLALTEKKVVAIGEIGLDYHWMEDPKDVQIAGFRKQIELAERVKKPVVIHTREALQDTINVLKEYPNVGGILHCYPGSLEAAKPLLDRYYIGIGGTLTFKNNKKTKELVRELPLEKIVLETDCPYLTPVPFRGKRNEPIYTKYVAEEIARIKEISVEEVIRVTTENAKKIYGIE, from the coding sequence ATGGCAAAAATAATAGACACACATACACACATTTACGACGAGCAATTTGCAGAAGATTTTGATGAAGTTGTGGAACGGATTGAGGAGCAATTGGAAAGTGCTGTTGTTATTGGGTGTGATTTGGAAACTTCGCTTACGAGTGTGGCTCTTGCGAATAAATATCCGTTTATTTATGCGGTAATTGGAGTTCATCCTGTGGATATAAAAAAATATAATGATGAAGTAGAAAAAGAACTCGAAAGATTGGCATTGACTGAGAAAAAGGTTGTTGCGATTGGGGAAATCGGACTGGATTATCACTGGATGGAAGATCCGAAGGATGTTCAGATTGCTGGATTTAGAAAGCAGATAGAACTTGCTGAAAGAGTGAAAAAGCCTGTTGTGATTCATACGAGGGAAGCATTGCAGGATACGATTAATGTTTTGAAGGAATATCCGAATGTTGGTGGGATTTTGCATTGTTATCCAGGATCGCTTGAGGCGGCAAAACCACTTTTAGATAGATATTATATCGGAATTGGTGGGACTTTGACATTCAAGAATAATAAAAAGACGAAAGAACTTGTGAGAGAACTTCCTTTGGAAAAGATTGTCCTAGAAACAGATTGTCCATATTTGACACCAGTTCCTTTTAGAGGGAAAAGAAATGAGCCGATTTATACAAAATATGTGGCGGAAGAAATTGCTAGAATTAAGGAAATTTCAGTGGAAGAAGTTATAAGAGTAACTACGGAAAATGCGAAGAAAATTTATGGAATAGAATAA
- a CDS encoding S-ribosylhomocysteine lyase gives MERIASFTVDHKKLNRGIYVSRIDEINGNYITTFDVRMKLPNREPVINIAELHTMEHLGATFLRNHPTWKDEVVYFGPMGCRTGFYVILKGKLESKDIIDLMKELYKFMAEFKGEIPGATAIECGNYLDQNLAMANFESKKFLEETLENLTEANLVYPE, from the coding sequence ATGGAAAGAATAGCAAGTTTTACAGTAGATCATAAAAAATTAAACAGAGGAATTTATGTATCAAGAATTGACGAAATTAATGGAAATTACATCACAACTTTTGATGTGAGAATGAAGCTGCCAAACAGAGAACCAGTTATAAATATTGCAGAACTTCACACAATGGAACATTTAGGAGCAACATTTTTAAGAAATCATCCAACTTGGAAAGATGAAGTTGTATATTTTGGACCAATGGGTTGCAGAACAGGATTTTATGTAATTTTGAAAGGAAAATTAGAATCAAAGGACATCATTGACTTAATGAAAGAACTTTACAAATTTATGGCAGAATTTAAAGGAGAAATCCCAGGAGCAACTGCAATTGAATGTGGAAACTATTTAGATCAAAACTTGGCGATGGCTAATTTTGAATCGAAAAAGTTTTTGGAAGAAACTTTGGAGAATTTGACGGAAGCGAATTTGGTTTATCCTGAGTAG